ttattattattatcattatatgTATATACTTAATGCTTTTCACTTATCATTTGTTTCGACACATAGACAGACCATACACATCAAGCACCAATAGGTACAATTCTACGTACGTGCATTATGGTCCGTCCACAGGCGTACAAGGCTGAGATCAGTACGGTCCTATGACTAACGGTAGCATCTGTGTGTCCGTCCGGTGCGGGAAAGCCATAGGCATGGTGTAATAATTTTGCTGCCGGTCTGCGTGGGGCGAAGGCGTGAGGACATGCACTTACGACGGAAAATAATGGCTGCCCACCACCCCGTATCATTCCCGGCGTGCAAAGCCTGCCTCTTTTTGACTCCCAGAATTGGCCCTGGCAATGCCACTGCTAAAGAAAGACCCAACCTTCAGCTGGAATTTAATAAGCACgcaaacaaaggaagaaagaaatgaaCGAGATAAAGCAGCAAAATCAAAAAGCTTCTTCCCTCCCATTCAAACGCAGCGGTGATGGAGATTTCTCGCTTTGCCCTTTTCCTTCACGACACATCAGCTTTGCTCTTTCTCTTGCATCGATGCATGCAGCAGAGAACCCACAAAAGAGATGTTCGTAAGGAGATgagcatctatctatctataacaCGTAAAGAAATATTAAGCCTCTTTGCCACTTGGGATGCCTTGTCGAGGAGCAACCAGCAGTAAGCAGGATTTcctctcctatatatatatatatcgtcgaGAGGACACATGAAACCCAAACATCATAATTAGCATGATATAACAACTGCAGTTCGTGAACGAGGAAGACAAAAACGATTGAATCGGGGTTTCGTGTACGTCGCTCATATATTTTGGGATTCGTTGGAGATCATGAAAACAACATAAAGAGGATTTGGGGACCCATATAAAGAGGAAAAGCTACGTGGAAGGTTCTCTGGGGCCGAGACGTTTGCTCTTGTTGAAACAGTAATCAGTGTGATTCCTCGATGGGATGGGACACCCGCGACAGTTTTCATTTGGCATCCTCCAAACTAAACATGTTGTTGGATCATATCAAAGGACGTGGGTTTTCCGAGAGGTATAATAGCATGCTTGAATAAGGAAAGATGGCATGGTCTCTGTCGACGGCGAAATGATCCTCCATCACGCGTGGTAAAACAGGAACACGCTATCCAGTGTGAGGACTAATGAGAACCAGAGGCTAATCATCTTCTATTTCTGACGAAAACCAAGTCTTGAAGATAATTACAGGTTCACGACGATGAGGACAAAAATTCACGGATGTGGATGACCAGACTCCTAATCTTTTTCTTCATCTACCTGGAAAATGAAATTACAAGTGGCTTCTCGACAAGTGCTTTCAGGAGGTACCATCCTAGTCAGCGCATAGGATAATAGAATAGGACCATTCTTGTTGTTAACCTTGAATAAAAATTAGGGAGGGGAAAAGATCAAGAGGTTCTCATCGATTCCTAAATGCTCTTTTTCCGATTTGCATACagaagagaggaggacagttctaCAAGATGTGTTACTTGAGAAACATAAGAAAAGGATGTGTATATATAGCAATTCCAGTTCACTACACCTAACCTACGCGTGGGCAGACGAACTTAGGGTCGATAGCCACAGAGCAAGCAGAGGATTCGGCGCAGGCGACACGGCCCTGGAAACAGAGTACGTACCGCGGTGGTCGTCGTTAGCAAATATTAACAGGTGACGTAGGGTAAATGTGATGGAGACGGAGGCTTTAAAAGCATCGGGTCGGTAAATCTAATGGTGTAGGGCTTCGTGGGAGAGGGCGAAGATAGTTTATGCGGCCCAAAGATTCAGGCTGGAAATTTTCCGGAAATTAAGGGAAGAAAaaaaggaggtgaaaaattaggaGGTCAACCACGTGAGCGTGAGTGGACCTCTATGCCAGTTGTCTGTACTCCGTGGATTACCTCACCGCATTTATTGGTGCTTCTGATGTTGCCGGTTTTgggttttttcctcttctttttcgcGAGGATGGAAAGAGGGATGTCAGCGGCGAGTAGAGAGGCGGAGAAGGGCTTAATTGCGAATTGGAGAAACAGGTGCCGAGTGTATCGGAACGGAACGGGGTTCACCAAACCATCATCCATCCAAGTCAAAACGGAGTCTGAAAGGAACAGTCCCCAATTTTCGGAGCCGTCCGATATCCTCATTTGTTAACGGCGATCGAGGTTTATCGCACCCTTAAAGATCCAAGTCACGCTCGGTGATCACAACGGCAGGACCACATTATTCATTCAACGTCGCTGTCGACGTTCCTGAGTCCAAAAGATTGAACTACTCCCAACAAATCACACCAACGAGGGCGATCATAGGTAACCAAACCATCCCAACCATCGGTGAAGTAGCAGATTTGGTGATAGAAGAGAAATCAGCATCCGCCAATGAAGAGTTCAACCACCGGAGCCCCGGTTGCTGTGGTTTCTGGCTGCACCTCTGCTGCTGCTACCGCGGCTTCCGCTGCCACTGCCGCTGCGCCTGCGGGCCCCACCATGCGACAGTGACATCTGGGCCCTTGTCCGACATCTCTCATTGTCCCCTCTTCCCTACGTGATGCCAACTCCCGCTGTTCTCTCCCCCCTCTCTCTCGTATCGCTTCGTTTCTGCTTCTCTCTTCCTTAACTCTTCTGGACCTTTTACGTGCCCTGACTCTCTTCCCCACGACACCAGACGAGTAAAACAACAACAGTAATAATAATAGTTCTGATAACAAAACTATAACAGAGGAACTTGGTATTTGAAGAAGAGTGAAGCGGAAGGCTCCCTCtcgctttctctttctctttctctttccctcttTACCGTCTTTTCACCTATAAAGCACACGCCACCGCCATCCCCCTCTGTCTCGTGAATCTCTTATATTTAAATCTCCAATGGCTTCTTCTCGCCTCTGCTCACGCTAAAAATTCCACCTTTAGCTTTCCTTTCTCCCCCTGCGACCGATAGGACACACGGCAGAAAATACTAGTCGAAGGGTAGGTATGGAGTTCGATCTCGAGAACCCGCTGACGAGCGGCGAAGACGAGCAGCAGCGCCGGGACTCCATCTCGGACCTCTTCGCCGCCGAGTCCGACCACATGATCTCCACCGTTGGAACCATCGATCTCCATGCCCGGCGAAACGCCGAGTCTCTCATCCTCCAGGTAAAGCTAGACGTCGAAGCGAAAAAAGCCATCTTTTTTTCTCATCCCTTTCCATCGCTCTGTTCCACTGTGGTGTTTATCTCCGTGGGCAGGCGCAGTTCGACTACGGTCTGGATCCCCTCGTCGCATACCTCGCAATAAACTACGTCGATCGATTCCTATCGAAACGCAAGATCCCGGTACGAATCTCAAGGATCGAATGAATAGTAGAAGACCAAGGAATACGTTTATCTGACAGCACTGATCTCTCTGGTTGCAGAGAGGGAAGTCGTGGATCGTTCGTCTGCTCTCCATCTCCTGCCTCTCCCTTGCCTCCAAGATGAGGAAGACCAGCTTCGCCCTCGCGGATATTCAGGTACCCCATAAAAACAAGCAAAgcagggagaaaaaaaaaaaaaaagatttctttTTTAGCATGCATATTCAAGCTAAAATGATCAATTTCACTGTTTCATTTGGATTTCGCAGGGAGAGGAAGGATGCATATTCGACGCTCAAACGATTCGGAGGATGGAGCTTCTGGTGCTTGGAGCGTTGGATTGGCGGATGCGATCCGTCACCCCTTTTTCCTTTCTCCGATTCttcatctccttcttctctcCCGCCCAACCCCCTCTGCTCCGAGCACTCAGAGCCCGTGCCACTCAGATCCTCCTCAAAGCCCAAAAAGGTAACTTCGATCATCCTTGCAATTGAAATAAaccgtaaaaatattttttttcgtgGATTTACCATTTTCAgggaaatttgatgatatatcgtgACTAATAAAATACTGCAGAGATAAAGATGATGGAGTTCCAACCTTCGGTGGTAGCCGCCTCCGCGCTGCTCTCTGCTGCCTACGAGCTCTTCCCAATTCAGTATCCGGCCTTCCGCGCCGCCGTCTCCTCCTGCGAGCTTGTAAATAATGTACTCTCTCCTCCCTCCAAAAAAAATCGACTTTTACCATTTCTGCTGTACCTTACAATAGTATAATTACATTATTAGAGGGCCTAAGAGGCAATTTGTTCCGTGGTTGTATTTTGTTTTTAGGACAAGTTGTTGGATTGCAGCAGCGCCATGGGAGATGCGGAAGCAGCGGCGACGGACGGTTGCGATGATTTGGCAACGATGGGGATGGCGTCGAGCTCCTTGACGCCGGTGACCGTCCTCGGCCACCACTGCTCGAGCTTCGAGAGCGAGCCTGCCGCTGGGTCCTCGTCGGACGTCCGCGAGCTCAAGAAGCGCCGGATCTCCGCCATCCACGCCTCCTGCGACCACAACGGATAAAAAAGCAAATAACGAGAGATTCGtttaatattttaatgatgagaaagcaaaaaagaaaaaaaaactttttctttcCGGAGTTTGGATACTGACAGAAGGATAATTCTAATTAATATCTAATTTTAGAATAAATCCTATTTTTGCCCAAATTAAAAAAACGAAGAGGCAAATTTTATATTCGCCTCAAAGAAGGAACGGAACGTGATACGTGTCGGGCAGGAGGGAACCACAGTGGCGCAGACCGATGGTCCTTTGGTCCGGATTGTTGCAACGCACGACGGCCTACGCGCGTacattgcatgcatgcatgggatACTTGTATTAAAGTTCCCAATATATCCTTCGACGATGCTGGCGCTCAAAAGTGCGCATCATGCTCGACGACCATGTGACCAAAGAGACCCAAACAACACGGAACCACCAAAGTGGAAGCTTTGCTCTGTGATGAAGTCACGATCCAGGACGATGTAAGTTCAAAATAATTTCTTAGACCGAAAGGGGCTATTCGTACATCATCTAAACGATGTTTTAGAACATTGTttattagaaaattaaaaaaaaaaaaaaaagaaaagaaaaatcaaacaaGGTGGGCGATGGCAACATATTTGGctcagaaagaaaggaaaggaaaggaggaTAAGATCATAGTTGATGGTGAGCCTGGCGGGATAAAAGTGAGTTGAACGAGAGAGCCAACCTACTACAGATTATGACTTCCTGAACCAATGCGCCTAGGCAGGTAGCTCCATTAGCATGTTTCTAATCCTTAGGCCATGCAAGAGAGTTCGTATGTATGTCTGTATGTAAGGTATTCCACTGGAAAATGTTCTCTTAGTTGTCGACGTAGCTTCTTAATCCTTCGTTTCCACAACCAGTCAGTCATTTTGCAGCGATGGAGTCGATTCTTGAAGTGCTCATGGTTGTTTTGCTGCGGTTGTCATTCCCTCTTCAACCAATGGGGTGATCAAGAGCTGCACGAAACGAAAGGGAGGTGAGTTCACGTGGCCAACACGAGAAAGAAGAATCTAAACAGTGCTGCTACTGACACTGACATGTCCCGTCGGGGTAAGGACGTCCTGTGAGATAACAAAATTCCTCCTCGGTAACACATAATTTCACTGATTAAATGCCCCGCTGCACTACTCACAGCTTTTGTACTTACTGCAGCCCAAGCTCCGCTTTCCATCTGTTCCAGCCTTTTTGTAATGATGGTAAGGCATGCCTGTTGCTCTTCTCAATCATCCCGGCCCACTGACgtgaatttttctttctttttttactgcCGAATGTACTACGCGTGTAATCATGCTCTGAGCAAGCACTCTCGGCGGATCACAAGTGAATTGACTTCGATTCCTGAGCAGGTTATAGGATGGTTGGGACATGGAATCTTTAGTACCGCTACTTCTCGGACCACCTTAACAGTAGACTCTAGGAGCAAATAGCGATCTTAATAAATGCTGCGACTCGTTTTCATTTGAACTCAGCAAGATATTTCCCAATCTAAAAACTCTTACCTTATGGCATTTGCATGATTAATGTGTACATCGGAACCGACCTCATCATCGTTTTTTTCTCGAAAAACTTTAATCAGATAATTGCTTTGTAAGCATCGCCATCATGAGGCAGCTGCTAAGGGAGACGCCTTATTAAAAAGAGAACCTTCGAAACTTGATGATGATGGGCAGTGAAGCTTAGGCAAGAGGGAAAAGCTGCACCTTCTAGTTGATGCTGTGTCCTGGATCTACCAGTCCATGTAGCCAAATAAACCACCATCTCCCTTGAAGCAGACAGTGCATTTATGTTACCATGCTCGACCAAACTCGACGTTACGTTACTTTTTAAAGTTGTGATGAACTTGTGATGATCTTCTGTATCTCATGAAACTCCAACTGTAGATCCTCATTAAGTTTCACATGGTTGTTCCACGATGTTCAGACAAGTGGCTTGAATGTCTTTGGTTCGTGGCTGAGGAGAGCCTTAACTTGGGCAACCTTTTTGGTTCACGGTCTTATGGCTCAAACAGCAAACCAGCACAGGACTAGTTTCAGAGGCGAGCAATCGATCTTGAGGGAGTGGGGACCGCAAGTTAAGACCGAAGAGAGTAATCAGGATGCTTGTGGCTTTGTCATTCTGCAGCACTATCACTCTATTCGACGCATGCCGCTAGGACTGTACGGATCTGGATCTTGTGCTTCGCAGGACAGCTAGTCTTAGGCAATGCCAGCATCAGACACTCCAGAGATccaacgtgtgtgtgtgtgtgtgtgtatctggGCTCTGGCGGCGAGGCACTCGGAAGCTTGCATGGTTGTCTTAGTACCACTTGCTTATACCATACGTGTGCATACACTTGCATAGGAACATATAAGATGAAGTAAACACGGGAATTGCTCTTGCTCTCGTGTTAACTACTCTGTGTCACTCAGATGCATATCCTGTTTGTTGTTTCTTGGAGGGTTTGATTTCCCAGACAacatctttcttcctcttctttcaacCCAATGAAACCCCTCAAATCTTTAGGTGTTGTTGCACCGGACATGCATGAAACAAAAGAAGAACCCCAGCTTGGCCTTCCTCCTGTCTGTCCCTTTGCACTTACGTACCTATCTTCTTGTGACTACTCAAAATTTCCTAACTAACCATGACCTTTCTATGTCTTAATTCCAATTGGACATTACCTGCCAACCGTAGCTACCAAATGCATCAGTCAATCCCTCAATCGGCAGAACAAATCGCAGAGGTTTGAAGTTACATAACCTCGAAACAAATGCAGCATCTTATCAATACCTGAAGCAGCTAACTAAGTAAGAAGCGTTGAAGTTATCCGACTCCAAAGCAAATGCAGCATCTCCGAGAGGTAAACGCACCGCTTGTGTTAGAGGAGGTCCAAGTTCTACCATTCAAGATGAGGTAATAGCCAGTCCTGATGATTCATTTGAATCCTGACGACTTCCTTCGACTGGAGGCTCCATAGAAGCTTGCGTCTAATGTTGGTAAGTGCAACATCCAGACTACAAAGTTGCAAGTGGATAAATTTCATCACACAGGTTCGTTCTTCTTCAAGTTAACCTTATGGGCCTACGGTGGCATCTTCGCAGGGGTTGCTTGTCATCGAAGGATCTCTCTCAAAAGGCTGTGGACCCTGAGCAGAGAAAGGCAGTCGGTACATGTGGAGACGAAAAGGAGAGCAGAACCGCATTGAACGACAAGGAAGTGGCTCGGTGGGCTACGAGGCATGTTGGCCAACCTCACACACCACAGGCTAGCTGTCTTCTCCGTTCCcaaacaaataaaacaaaaagacAATGTCAAAGTGGAGTAACACGTGAAGACAGCTTTCGCTTGGACAAACATATGCGTCTCGGAGATGATGCTACACACATCTCTTTCGTTGCAAGCAGCCATATGATGCAACTGTCAGTTCATTCTCGCTAAAACTATATTCCTCTTAGATATACAGTACGCTCATGTGACACACAAAGTTCCAAGCTGCTCGTTTCATCCATATGTCTTGCCAGTATGGATGAATGAGAAGGCTCAGGTAATTCACCTATTCAGTAGTGTTTCTCGGCTGCTTGTCCTTTAGGACCGATTAGTCCAATCGTGTATACAGCAACCTTCTAGCTCAGGTCGATGCTCGGAGATGTCACTCTGCTGTCATCTCGAGATCCTACCGTCCCGGTAATGATATTTGCAGCAACGCTGTATCGGGACAACGTGTTTTGTCCATATAtggacctccccttttatctcaccTACAACATAGCAGTTCAAGTGTGTGAAAACCCAACCTCGAGGACTCAAGCTGCACTTCCACCCAACACCTAGCCTGCATACAGTACAGGTGAGTGGGACATACACCTGAACTTGTCCTGCCTAAAACTACTACTTGGAAGGGCCTCCGGTGTAATCGATAGGATACAGAGGTCAATGCTGAAATGAGGTATTTAGGCCCAGGCCTAGTATCCAGAATGGGCCTGTATCTTCTTCAACTCCATGAAAAATGAGTTGCAAACATATAGAAACAGCATCACATACGATGACAAGAGCAGGATCATCGGTGCAGAACCCTACGCATTCTGGAACTCGATATCTTATATACTACACAAGATTTGTTGACCTTTCGATCCAAGAAACTTATCCGCAAGTGCAGAACTATCTTCAGAAACATTAACTCGGATGTGAGATAATTGGAGCATCACATTGACTCGGAATCCTCCTTGATTACCACTCTTAAATGACTCCAACTGCAATGATAACAAGAGCTTGGAGCACCCTTGTTGTGCGCGCGACATCCAATATTGTGGGAGTGGGTAACAGCAGTTAATTTTGTGTTGGTGGACATTGGATTTAATCCGTGGAAAACTCTTCCGTAGAGGTACATCGAAGAATTCATGACTCGTTGATCTAGATGGTTGTCAGATGCGGATGAATCTCGGCGCCATCACGGTCTAGGAAGCATGATTAGTGGTGGTGCGACCTGGCTTTGACGCAGTGATAATTATATAGCAACTTATGAGTTGAACCTCGAATTGCAGGGGAATGGATTTGGGGCATTGCAGCTCCGCCTTGTGGTAGACGGCGACTTTTCCGCACGAACCAAAGACTGCATGGCCGTGCAACTGGCGCTCGGTCTGTACTGGACGAGGCAGCTGCTGCCTCGCAGTACTGGTTCCGTGTGCCCGGCTCGCCAtgtacatctctctctctctctctctctctctctctctctctctgtggtggTCCCGTTTGGTTGGGTTTTGGAATCCCTCTGATACTCCGTCAGTAATGTTACCAGGTTAAAGGAGTAACTCTCAATGACACGGTGCAAAGCCGGACCAGACCAATCGTCAACTTCTTTGGGACCAAACGAAAAGAATTCCACAAGAGAGAGCGGGAATACCCACTCGATCTTTCTCCTTATCGTAGTGTCATCACCATATCCACCGTAGACCGTCCCGTTCAGTCCAATCGCCTCTCGCAAACTCTTAGCCCCCGCCTTTCTTCCATGACCCCACAACCTCCTCACTGACTTGGTAAATGCCCGTTCCAGCACCGTGTACACACACATGGATGTATCTCTAACGTTCCTATCGGACGACTCTAACCATCCCCGGCACTGCCAGTCTACACCTCGTACATGAGACGGCTATGCGCCTTCCATATCATTTCGGATACTCCACCCCTGTGTCTGCCCTACTAGTGGGGACCACACTCAAGAATTCATTTATGAGActggccgctccctcgcgcatccACCGTACTGTCGTTCCCGCGGTTGCCTCCCTTCCTCTTGTGGTTTTCTGGATCCGTCTCTTCTCGTCCTCCTATATATACCCACCTACTCCCCCGATCCTTGTTCCCTCTCGCCCTctgtttagaccgttgacgatggCGACGTCCTTCTTCCTCTGGCCCTCCGACCAGCACAAAGCCGACGACGGAGGAGGAGGAACCACCGCAGAGGCAAAAGTGGAAGCCCCCACGGGCAACGTAAAGGGTCGCAAGGGTTGCGGAGCCAAGGCGGTCTTGCCAAAGCGCCCGCCGCAGAGGGGCCTCGGTGTTGCTCAGCTCGAGCGGCTCCGCCTCCAGGAGCGCTGGAACAAGTTGACCGCGCTCGACCGCGGTCCCTTCCGCGACGACGCCCATCTCCTCCTGCCCCACCCCCTCCCCGGGTCCAAAAGCTACGGCAATCTCGTTCACCATCAACTCACCCCTCTGCCCGCGGCTGCCGTATACGGCGCTGTTGATGgtgataggaagaggggatagagatatcaaacagaggaagagtaggacaagctttcaatcttctatatttctttcaagaaaaactcttttacaatttcagaaactctattacaCTAATGACCCAACATAtaaggtttatatagtccccaaagatacattatattaattgtattcaagatgaatcattctctttcaagaaaccctttcaagaaccaataaccaatttgacttatctttCTATAGACttctaatccattttttcttcttgatgtaatgattctcccacttgatgcaatgaaccttgttatgatacttgaacaagtttaattccaacattctcccctcttaaacttgttccatctagcatgccaagtttttcttcgaagttgttgaatatatacctcttcttcaagaactccattaagaaatactgatttgacatccatttgtaaaatcttccatttcatttgagctgctagagagataagtaatcttactatctccaatcgagcaactagcgcaaatacttcttcataatcaattccatattgttgtttatatctcTTTGCGACCAAtctggccttgtatttctccacctctccttttgcatttctttttgttttgaagatccacttaacaccgatagcttggtggtcttctggaagtgtagtaagctcccatgtattatttttgttaattgcatgaatctcttcattcatagcttgtcgccatttttcatctctataagtttcttcgaaggttaatggatcatatcctgcaaaaagacaaaataaagaaagttcatcattgttagtatcaatccttcgagtcacatcatataggtcctgaataggtcttgtccttcttataattggacttcttgaatcatgtaacctagctgatctaggtgatgattccggcatagcaacttcggtgcttgcttgtattatatcatcttcttctgaaactacagctttcttatgctgctcatcacttttccagttccaaatctgttgttcatcaaactcaacatctcttgacatcacaactttatttgtgataggattgtagagtttgtaaccactagAATTCTCTGGATAACCTAACAAAATACATTTCTggcttttatcctccaatttcgttctcttttcttctggtatcttggcaaatgcaacacttccaaaaatccttaagtgatcaactcttggtttttgtaagctccatgcttcttctggtgtaacattaccaattcgctttgttggaaacctgttaagcaaataaactgcacaagcaacagcatcaccctaaaattctttcggaatttttctttcctttaacatgcatcggaccatattaaggatagtcctattttttctttccgagACGCCATTTTGTTGATgtgtgtatggcatggtgaattgatgtagaattccattatttctacaaaaactttcaaattcatttgatatatattcaccacctctatctgttcttaaacatttaatcttacaacaactttgtctttcaaccaaatccttaaattctttgaatttgcttaaaacttctttcttttcttttaacatgtaaacccaagtttttccactatgatcatcagtgaaggtaagaaaatacttgcttcctccaagtgatactggattgatagggccacaaacatctaagtgtaccagatcaagtcgattccatgctctttttgtccttctcactttgaaaggctttctttcttgcttacccataacacatacttcacacaattttgccgggcgatcaatttttggcattcctgtcaccatattatacttttctagaagtttcaaagcctcgaaatttaaatgagcatatctaagatgccaaagtgtagaaatatcctcaatatcagctttaaaacaatttgattgatcaaaaatactcaaatgtaggggaaacattctattccttgccattttcacatgtgatatcagtgttttattcttgtcacgaattgagagagtcatatctttcatctcaatttcataacctttttcaagtaattgtcccaagcttaaaatattatttttcatatcaggaacataataaacatctgaaatgcatacttccttgccattattaagttcaaggagaattttacctttgcctcttactggtctttgagacaaatcaccaaatgtaatgttcccggaataacttgtatctatTTCTGAAAATAGATCTTTGAtaccacacatgtgatttgaggctcctgtatctagataccatatcatagactgatcatttttcaaattttcataactcattagcaaaacttgattttccttcttttcttcctcaacaaaatttgccttatcaccttgattgttaggattataataacattcataagagtaatgtccataccttttgcaaacatagcattgtatttcagaccttttagagtttctgccacgtccacggcctcggtcacgtcctcgaccataacctcggcctctttggctataattttctccaacatcttcactgtttagagattcttgattggtctgatttctgtctcctcttcctctttgtcctcgtcctcttcctctttgagaatttgattctcttttattttcaagagcaaacttagcttatagtgcttgctccatagttttctcttctcctctttttgtaatcctttgttcatgaacttgaagggaacccataagttcttctaaagatattttttccaaatctttagattcttcaatcgcaacagcaataaaatcaaatttcggatctagagatctcaatattttttctattactctctgat
The window above is part of the Musa acuminata AAA Group cultivar baxijiao chromosome BXJ2-6, Cavendish_Baxijiao_AAA, whole genome shotgun sequence genome. Proteins encoded here:
- the LOC103988952 gene encoding cyclin-D6-1, encoding MEFDLENPLTSGEDEQQRRDSISDLFAAESDHMISTVGTIDLHARRNAESLILQAQFDYGLDPLVAYLAINYVDRFLSKRKIPRGKSWIVRLLSISCLSLASKMRKTSFALADIQGEEGCIFDAQTIRRMELLVLGALDWRMRSVTPFSFLRFFISFFSPAQPPLLRALRARATQILLKAQKEIKMMEFQPSVVAASALLSAAYELFPIQYPAFRAAVSSCELVNNDKLLDCSSAMGDAEAAATDGCDDLATMGMASSSLTPVTVLGHHCSSFESEPAAGSSSDVRELKKRRISAIHASCDHNG